GATTTGTAAGTATCATGGCAGGTCTCGATTCAATTCGTGATTGTATCGCATTCCCTAAGAATAATAGTGGACGTGATGTCATGTTGGATGCTCCTTCGTTTATTGATCAGAAGCAGTTGGACGAATTGGAAATCAAGTTAGATTTGAAGGCATAACACTCTTTTCGGTTGACTTAAGTCAATAAAATCTCGTTGAAGGTGTTAAAGCGTTCCTTATCTGTTACTTTTTGTCGTAAGTATTTGACACATTGGAATATTTGATGTACTTTTGCAACAAATAAATAGCATTCACCAGAAGAAAGCTAACAACTCTTTTGTATGTTTGCATTATTTAAGTAGATTAATACATATAAATAATTATTCGATTGTTTGAACTATACTTTAATTGTGTAAAACTATGACAGAAAAGAAAGAAGTTAAGTCTGCTCCTAAAGCAGTAAAGAAGGCTCCTGCTAAGAAAGCTCCTGCTAAGAAGTCAGTTGTAGCTATTAATGCAGAGAATGTCGGTTTTAAGGCTGGCGATGTTTACAATGCTCTTGCTGCTGAAGCCAAGGCTTTGACAGTTGCTGAGATTGCTAAGGCTGCTAATATTAGCACCGAGGAGGTTTATCTTGGCATTGGTTGGCTCTTTAAGGAGGGCAAAGTTAAAGGTGAAAACGATAAAGTTGCTCTTGCATAATTAGAGTAATTATTATAACACAGGAGGGGGAGTCTGTATGATAAAGGTATAGGCTCCCTTTTTGTATGCAATACGATAAGGAAATATTACGAGTTCTTGCTGAAGCAGGAAACGAGGGACTTTCAGTTCAGAAAGTCTCCCGTCATGTTTTTAATGCTTGTAATTCTCTTTTCAATTCACTAAATCAAGAAGACGTACACAAGTATGTACAGATGTATCTCTTGAAGAATAGCAAGTCTTGCAACTCTCTTATAGAAAAGAGTAGGAAAGGAGTTTATAGGCTAAATGAGAATAATCAGTTATCTCAACAACTGATTCTTCAGTTTCATGACGAGGTAGAAACTCCTAAAGAAAAGCCTACTGAAGATAGAAGTCTGAATCTGTTTGATTTCTGATTTTATAGCTTTATTACCGCAGTAATCCATGCTTAACATCACTAAAAAAGAAAAAGCGACATTAATAATTGTCGTTATTCATTTTTATTTGTATATTTGCAATCATATTAATTTTTTGATAATAAGTTATGGCGCAAACTGATAATCATCTCGTCATTATGGCAGGTGGCGTAGGAGGTAGATTCTGGCCGATGAGTACTGCAGACCGTCCTAAGCAGTTTATTGATGTCTTAGGAGTAGGTAGATCACTCATCCAGCTGACCTATGATCGCTTTGCAGGTGTTGTTCCCTCTGACAATGTGTGGGTTGTCACGAACCAAAAGTATGTCTCTTTAGTTCATGAACAGCTCCCAGAGATACCTTTGAATCATATTTTGAGCGAGCCTTGCCGTCGTAATACAGCACCTTGTATTGCATACGTGAGTTGGCGTATCAAGAAAGAGAACCCAAAGGCTAATATCGTGGTGTCACCAAGTGATCATATTGTGACCAATGAAACTGAGTTCAAACGTGTTATTTCTAACTGTTTGAAGTTTACTGCAGAAACGGATGCTGTGGTTACTTTGGGTATGAAACCAACACGCCCAGAGACGGGTTATGGCTATATACAAGCTGACCTTTCAACAGCTTCAGCGCGTAATCGCGAGATTTATCGTGTTGATCAGTTCCGTGAGAAACCAGATTTACCAACAGCAGAACAATATATCAAGCAGAATAACTTCTTCTGGAATGCAGGAATCTTCATCTGGAGTGCCTCTACTATTGTCAATGCTTTCCGTATTTATCAGCCAAGTATAGCAAGAATTTTTGAGCGTATCATGGATGTCTTAGATACAGCCGATGAACAACGCGTGATTGATGAGGTTTATCCAGAGTGTGAGAATATCTCTGTCGATTATGCTATTATGGAAAAGGCTGAAGAGATATTTGTATGCCCTGCAGACTTTGGTTGGAGTGATTTAGGAACTTGGGGATCGTTGCTTGCCCAGACACAGCATGATATTTACGGTAATGCTGTTATTGGTAAAGATGTTCATCTGTTTGATAGTAAGAACTGTATTGTTCATACAACGGAGGAGCGTAAGGTTGTTATCCAAGGTCTTGACGGCTATATTGTAGCTGAACAGGATGGTAAATTGCTTATTTGTCGCCTTTCTGAAGAGCAGCGTCTGAAGCAGTTTACAGGAGAAGGATAGGCTTATTCAATTTGAATTCGTAAATTAAAAGCTTGCGTAGGTACTTGTTTTATAAATGAGACCTACGCATATCTCTTTTATAACAAAAGGTCAATGTGAGATGTACTAATAGCTTGTTTAACGATTAAGAAGGCTGTTGTCTGATTGAGTTAACCAACTTTTCGTTCTCTTTCTGAGGTTCGTTTGTACTGTGTTAGGTCCCCGCACCATTGGTGTTCACCCTCCGCACGCCTCGTGCGAAGCCTTCGCACAGTATGTGCAAAGGATAGTAAGGATGTTAATTGACCTTATCTTGTATAATAAGACTTTATTGATTAAGATACAAGGAAGTTATTGTTAGACGGCTTAAAACCAAAAAATCATGGTTATGAAACTAAAACTCAAGCATATTTTATTCTTTGTTTTCTGTTTCCCATTTACGCTTTTTGCACAAGCTCAACAGCTTGTCAGACTCAATCCACAGCATTACTTTCAGCGTACAGTTCCTAAAGGAAACTATAGCGGATTGACATGGTTGGGTGGTGATCGCTATGCTGTTGTTTCTGATAAGACGTCTGAAAGTGGCTTCTTTCGCTTTCGTATACAGATAGATTCTGTTAGTGGAGATATTAAAGACGTTGTGAATGAGGGTTTCCAATCATCGGGCGAGTTGAATAAAGATGAAGAGGGCATAGCTTTCTTTCCTAAGGACAGCACGTTGTTCATTTCCCGTGAAGCAGATAATAGTATCTTAGAATATGGAATGAATGGTAAACTGACGGGTCGGAAGCTTGCTATTCCATCCGCTTTCAGTATGGCTATACCTGCTTATAGTTTTGAAGCACTAACTTATAATGCCTATACGCATCGTTTTTGGACGACTTCTGAAAGTACGTTGAAGATAGATGGAGAACAAGCTAA
The nucleotide sequence above comes from Prevotella melaninogenica ATCC 25845. Encoded proteins:
- a CDS encoding mannose-1-phosphate guanylyltransferase, whose amino-acid sequence is MAQTDNHLVIMAGGVGGRFWPMSTADRPKQFIDVLGVGRSLIQLTYDRFAGVVPSDNVWVVTNQKYVSLVHEQLPEIPLNHILSEPCRRNTAPCIAYVSWRIKKENPKANIVVSPSDHIVTNETEFKRVISNCLKFTAETDAVVTLGMKPTRPETGYGYIQADLSTASARNREIYRVDQFREKPDLPTAEQYIKQNNFFWNAGIFIWSASTIVNAFRIYQPSIARIFERIMDVLDTADEQRVIDEVYPECENISVDYAIMEKAEEIFVCPADFGWSDLGTWGSLLAQTQHDIYGNAVIGKDVHLFDSKNCIVHTTEERKVVIQGLDGYIVAEQDGKLLICRLSEEQRLKQFTGEG
- a CDS encoding esterase-like activity of phytase family protein; translation: MVMKLKLKHILFFVFCFPFTLFAQAQQLVRLNPQHYFQRTVPKGNYSGLTWLGGDRYAVVSDKTSESGFFRFRIQIDSVSGDIKDVVNEGFQSSGELNKDEEGIAFFPKDSTLFISREADNSILEYGMNGKLTGRKLAIPSAFSMAIPAYSFEALTYNAYTHRFWTTSESTLKIDGEQANAKNQVKNRLRFQSFDDSFVPQEQYAYLMDAAESHPSVSNYAMGVAAMAALDDGKLLVLEREFVVTSSKIGSFVENKIYCVDPVKSMTISQEKALDTDSPYMQKTLIATWKTSLGLLRQNLANYEGMCLGPRLADGSQVIVLCADSQDQYGGVLRDWFRTIIIR
- a CDS encoding winged helix-turn-helix domain-containing protein, whose translation is MTEKKEVKSAPKAVKKAPAKKAPAKKSVVAINAENVGFKAGDVYNALAAEAKALTVAEIAKAANISTEEVYLGIGWLFKEGKVKGENDKVALA